GGGCACAGCGTGTCGATCAAGCGGTAATCAGGTGCGGTACATAGTTATCGCGGTGGAAATAAGGGGTTGATGGGCGATTCAGCCAATAGCCTGCGGCTTACGAATCCCCAACCGGCTGATCCACACCGCCGCCAGAATCACGCTGCCACCGAGGAACAAGCGCCCCAGTTCCTCATGCTGATTCCAGATCAGCAGATTCAGCAGCAATCCCACCGGTACGTGCAGGTTGTTCATCACCGCCAGGGTGCCGCCGTTGACCAAGCACGCTCCCTTGTTCCACCAGTACAGACCGAGTGCGGTCGAGACCAGGCCAAGGAACACCAGCACGCCCCATTGCAGCGGTGCTTCCGGCAGGAAGTTGGATTTGCCGAACAGCAGGAACGCCGGCAACGCCACCGCGAGTGCGCCGAGGTAGAAGAAACCGAAGCGCCGGTAGTGCGGCAGATCGCTCGGATGCTTCGCCACCAGATGCTTGTACAGCACTTGCCCGGCGGCGTAGGTGAAGTTAGCCAGTTGCAGCAGCAGGAAGCCCATGAAGAAGTCCGGGTTGATCCGGTCATAGCGAATCACCGCCGCACCGCACACGGCCACCAGCGCCGCGATCAGCGCCCATGGATTGAAGCGGCGGTTCAGTGCATCTTCGATCAGGGTCACGTGCAGCGGCGTGAGGATGGTGAACAGCAGCACTTCCGGCACCGTCAGTACCCGGAAGCTCAGGTACAGGCAGACGTAGGTCACGCCGAACTGCAACGCGCCGATCAGCAGCATGCCGCGCATGAACGCTGGCTCCACCGAACGCCAGCGCGTCAGCGGAATGAACACCAGCCCGGCCAGCACCACGCGCACCAGCACCGCGAAGTAGCTGTCGACATGCCCGGCCAGGTATTCGCCGATCAGACTGAAGGAAAACGCCTGGATCAGCGTGACAAAAAGTAGATAGCCCATGCTCGCCTCGATTTCGAATGGCGGCGACGATAGCGGTTTTTGCTTCTGATCGCGAACCCTCAGACAACGGTGGACCCTGTGGGAGCGGGCTTGCCCGCGATGAGGGAGTGTCAGCCATAGATTTATGTGCTGACACGCCACCATCGCG
The sequence above is a segment of the Pseudomonas sp. HS6 genome. Coding sequences within it:
- a CDS encoding carboxylate/amino acid/amine transporter, with the protein product MGYLLFVTLIQAFSFSLIGEYLAGHVDSYFAVLVRVVLAGLVFIPLTRWRSVEPAFMRGMLLIGALQFGVTYVCLYLSFRVLTVPEVLLFTILTPLHVTLIEDALNRRFNPWALIAALVAVCGAAVIRYDRINPDFFMGFLLLQLANFTYAAGQVLYKHLVAKHPSDLPHYRRFGFFYLGALAVALPAFLLFGKSNFLPEAPLQWGVLVFLGLVSTALGLYWWNKGACLVNGGTLAVMNNLHVPVGLLLNLLIWNQHEELGRLFLGGSVILAAVWISRLGIRKPQAIG